A portion of the Mycobacterium paraseoulense genome contains these proteins:
- a CDS encoding SDR family NAD(P)-dependent oxidoreductase, with amino-acid sequence MSWAVITGASSGLGAIFADQLGRRGMSLLLAGRDEARLSAVAQRVDPRAELVVGDLGTQAGVDALVARLAGREVDVLVNNAGFGTYGPFAELDAAREHELVAVNVDALVRLTHAVLPGMLDRGRGGVLNVASTIAFQPGPYQATYGASKAFVLSLSQALWAETRGSGVTVTALCPGPTRTGFVDALGSDVSHTAIYRRLAAPEPVVAAGLRALDRGRAVVVPGWRYRVMVTSTRLMPGWASSLVSARMLRPAAAA; translated from the coding sequence ATGTCATGGGCAGTGATCACCGGCGCCAGCTCGGGGCTGGGCGCAATTTTCGCCGACCAGCTGGGGCGCCGGGGCATGTCGTTACTGCTCGCCGGGCGTGACGAAGCTCGGCTGAGCGCGGTGGCGCAGCGGGTCGACCCGCGGGCCGAACTGGTCGTCGGCGATCTCGGCACGCAGGCCGGCGTCGACGCCCTCGTTGCCCGCCTGGCCGGGCGGGAGGTCGACGTGCTGGTCAACAACGCCGGCTTCGGCACCTACGGCCCGTTCGCGGAACTCGACGCCGCGCGCGAGCACGAGCTGGTCGCGGTCAACGTCGACGCGCTGGTGCGGCTGACCCACGCGGTGCTCCCCGGCATGCTGGACCGCGGCCGGGGCGGCGTCCTGAATGTCGCGTCCACGATCGCCTTTCAGCCCGGCCCGTATCAGGCCACCTACGGCGCGTCCAAGGCGTTCGTGCTGTCGCTGAGCCAAGCGCTATGGGCGGAGACGCGCGGCTCGGGGGTCACCGTCACGGCGCTGTGCCCCGGGCCCACCCGGACCGGATTCGTCGACGCGCTGGGGTCGGACGTCTCGCACACCGCGATCTATCGCCGGCTCGCGGCGCCCGAGCCCGTCGTGGCCGCCGGGCTGCGCGCCCTGGACCGGGGCCGCGCCGTCGTCGTGCCGGGGTGGCGCTATCGGGTGATGGTGACGAGCACACGATTGATGCCCGGGTGGGCCTCGTCGCTGGTCAGCGCACGGATGCTGCGGCCGGCCGCGGCCGCGTGA